In Colletotrichum higginsianum IMI 349063 chromosome 1, whole genome shotgun sequence, the DNA window GTTTTGCGTGGACGTGGTATGTGAGCGAGCGTGGCTGTGACTTGGCGAGTTCGATGAGAGAACCACCGGTTCTTAGACGTTGTTTTTATCGGTACGTTTTACTTTCTCTTGGAAGTTTCCATCATCGCAAAAGCCTACATCAATACAAGTTTTCCGGGTCCAGTGACGTGAACCAAGCCCCGGGTCTCTCGCGTAGTCCCGATGATCTGCGCGGCGTAGCTCCTCGGCGTTCAGCCGCCATAGGCCCACGCCAACTTGTCACCAACTGCCCGAAACCCCTTAACTGGTCGGGCGACGCTACGTAATTACCAAGGCTTAAACGAAGCGTTGGTTGCTCTGGGCGTGGCTCGTGTCAACAACCTCGAGTTCGAAGGTCGTATTGAGTGGCATCATGCGTTAAGCAGACGGTCACGACATTCCATTGTCATCCAAAACACTGGTCATTTCGCGGTGTCAAGAGACTCATCGTGTTTCTGTGGTTTAAGAGCTTTAAACTTACACATCCACCTACTTCTGTTGAGAGGTCCTCAGCTCCGTGATATCCCACACAAGACATATATCGTAGGTAATACATTTGATACAACATGGGTAGCCTTTCAACAATACGTGTTCTATCAATTAACTAGGCTAGAATATGCCTTCCATACTCAAGCCTGCCACAAGTCAGAGAAAATGATACACCCATTTTACCATATAAAAAGCAGCATTCATGACCGTGTCTTGACTCAAACGCCAAACGCGTCCTCGAGCaacctctcctcctcccgctgGTGAACCTTCTTcgaccccgtcgccgccgccgcccccgtcccGCGGCCGGCGTACACGATCCTCCGGCCCCTCAACGTATCCGACTCTCCCGTCACGGTCTCGAGCCGATCGCGCATGTACTGccaggcgccgccgttgtgCGGCTCCTCCTGCGCCCACACGACCGTTTCGGCGGCCGGGTACGACTCAAGGTtctcgcggacggcggcccAGGGGAACGGGTGGAGCTCCTCAACGCGCGTGATGGCGACGTCCCGGATGTTTCTGGCCTCGCGGTGCTTGTGCAGCGCGGCGTAGACCTGTCCACTGCAGAGGATCACGCGCTTGATCTCGTTCCGGGGGACGAGGGAGCCGCCGTCGTGTTCCGGGTCCGCGAGGACGGGTTGGAAGGTGGAGCTGCCCGTCAGCTCCTGGACGGATGAGCGGGCGAGGGGGTGGCGGAGGAGAgacttggagaagaagacaatGAGGGCTACATCTTTGTTAGCAATGTCTATGATGGCATGAAGGAGCGGCATGACTTACGCTTCTTCTCGGGCGAGTGAACCTGTCTCCTCAGCGCGTGGAACAGgttcgccggcgtcgtcataTACACGACCCGGATATTACACTCCCTCTGCGCCGCCTGCAGGTCAACAGGCCAGCTCCTCGGATCCTCGCTCCCCAGCTCCAGGAACCGGCCCAGCCTCGCGGACGAGTGCTCCGGCCCCTGGCCGTCGTACCCGTGCGGCAgcgagacgacgaggccggacCGCAGCAGCCACTTGGCCTCGCCCGAGGCGACGAactggtcgacgacgacctgtGCGTTGTTGACGAAGTCGCCGAACTGCGCCTCccagacgacgagggcgtccgGCGCCGCGAGGGAGTAGCCGTACTCGAACCCGAGCACGCCGAACTCGCTAAGTGGGGAGTTGACGGCCGTGTACGCCGCCTGCCGGGACTGGTCCGGTCCCGACTCCGGCATCAGGTTGTTCAGGGGCGTGTGCTTGGCGTGGGTGACCTGGTCGTGGAGGACCGAGTGGCGGTGGGAAAAGGTGCCGCGCTCGACGTCCTGGCCGCTGATGCGGACGGGCTTGCcttccagcagcagcgaaCCGAAGGCGAGGGCTTCTGCGGTGGCCCAGTCGATGACTccggcgtcgatggcctgcttcttggcggcgaggatccGTTGGAGGTTGCGGTGGAGGTGGAATCCATTCGGGACGCTGGTGATTGCTTGTGCCACGGAAGATATGGTAGACTCATCGACGGCCGTGGAAGTCGGAGCAGCAGTGGCGGGTGTCCGTAACGATGCCTCAGTGATATCAAGAGAAGAAGTCTTTTCCGCGGGCTGCTTGCTCCTCGCCAGCTTTTCTTCGAGCTGTTCCCATACCCAAGCTTTTTGTTcttcgacggcctcggcggacACGGCCCCCTCGCggacgagcttctcggcgtagAGCTCGAGCAGCGGTTTCTGATCGGCGATCCTCTGGTACATCTCGGGCTGCGTGAAGCTCGCCTGGTCGATCTCGTTGTGGCCGAAGCGGCGGTAGCAGACGACGTCAACGACGATGTCGCAGCGGAACGCGGCTCGCCAATCGGCGGCGAGCCGGGCGACGAAGACCACGGCCTCCgggtcgtcggcgttgaCGTGGACGACGGGCGCCTCGACGTACTTGGCCAGGTCGGTGCAGTAAGGCGTCGAGCGcgagtcggcggcgtctgtCGTGAAGCCGATCTGGTTGTTGACGACGAGCCGGACGGCGCCACCGACGTTGTATCCGGCGAGGCCCGAGAGGTTGAGGGTCTCGTACACGGGGCCCTGaccggcgaaggcggcgtcgccgtggAGGGCGAGGAACATGACGCCGGACTGGTCGCTGATGCCGTCGGCTCTGGCgtgctggactgccttggccttgccctgTGCC includes these proteins:
- a CDS encoding Oxoglutarate dehydrogenase; this translates as MSLPQHPVNKNTTGLLHQWHSHILATEWQISPVDSFLHGGSADYVDEMYAAWKANPSSVHVSWHSYFRKMEDPSIHSTRAFQSPPGLLPERHTPTLTPASGIQSNSSVNYLKAQNIVRAFEQHGHTAAKINPLADVGNTTAQPHADIPSASNLHKYGFSSVDLDREIPLGPDLLPQLAESRGSMKLRDIIAACEDIYCGSFGVEYQHISDAAKRDWIRQRVETYPQLAPSAEEKRRILDTLIWATTLERFLAAKFPNEKRFGLDGAEGLAAGLAALIDRCAEAHGVRDIVVGSCHRGRMNLMSTVYGKDFETLFRQFAGTETFDAEAGQTGDVKYHFGMDGHRTTAVEGKTVGISMLSNPSHLEAVDPVAQGKAKAVQHARADGISDQSGVMFLALHGDAAFAGQGPVYETLNLSGLAGYNVGGAVRLVVNNQIGFTTDAADSRSTPYCTDLAKYVEAPVVHVNADDPEAVVFVARLAADWRAAFRCDIVVDVVCYRRFGHNEIDQASFTQPEMYQRIADQKPLLELYAEKLVREGAVSAEAVEEQKAWVWEQLEEKLARSKQPAEKTSSLDITEASLRTPATAAPTSTAVDESTISSVAQAITSVPNGFHLHRNLQRILAAKKQAIDAGVIDWATAEALAFGSLLLEGKPVRISGQDVERGTFSHRHSVLHDQVTHAKHTPLNNLMPESGPDQSRQAAYTAVNSPLSEFGVLGFEYGYSLAAPDALVVWEAQFGDFVNNAQVVVDQFVASGEAKWLLRSGLVVSLPHGYDGQGPEHSSARLGRFLELGSEDPRSWPVDLQAAQRECNIRVVYMTTPANLFHALRRQVHSPEKKPLIVFFSKSLLRHPLARSSVQELTGSSTFQPVLADPEHDGGSLVPRNEIKRVILCSGQVYAALHKHREARNIRDVAITRVEELHPFPWAAVRENLESYPAAETVVWAQEEPHNGGAWQYMRDRLETVTGESDTLRGRRIVYAGRGTGAAAATGSKKVHQREEERLLEDAFGV